Genomic DNA from Candidatus Kaiserbacteria bacterium:
ACTGGTCATTACCACAAGAACACTTTAAACGGATTCCATGGTTTCTTGACGGATGTAGTCGGGGTAGTCAGAGGTGTGGACTGATCCTTCAAAAGCGTGACCTCGCTACGACGGACGCGTTGCGTCATGCCTTTGATGTGATATGAGGCAGTGCCAGCCCAGGGTGTTTCATACCGTTCTTTGATTTCGACTACCTTTGCCGATAAGATGGCAGACGCACCCATTGTTGTCGCCATGGTTACGCGCTTCGCAACTTTTGACTCGAACGCGTTTGCCAATTATTTCGTCATCTTTCTCTCTTTGCACGGTGTAACTCCTTTCTGGGTTTGATTAGTACGTGAGTCAAGCCTAAAATGCTTGCTCTTTTGGCGATGAAAATAACAAATTTAAAGCAAAAAATACTATACAGTATTTTATATAAAAGTCAAAAAACTTTGCAATATCTTCATTCTCCCTTCCCGACCCCTTCCAATAAAAAATACAAGAAAGAATCTGGTATTTTTTATTGGTGGACCCGACAGGAATTGAACATTACATGTTCGGTACACTTTGTGGATATTTTACTTCGCTTACACTCGTAAAATCTCTCACAAAGTCTTCAATTCCAGCCACACCCAGGCAGTTACAAAAATACCTGTCAAGAAGACTGGTATTTTTGTAACTGTGGACCCGACAGGAATTGAACATTACATGTTCGGTACACCTCTCACAGCAACTGTTCGAGGTCTTCAATCCCCCCGACCCCTTCCAATAAAAAATACCAGAAAGAATCTGGTATTTTTTATTGGTGGACCCGACAGGAATTGAACCTGCGACCTTCTGAGTGCAAAACAGACGCTCTAGCCAACTGAGCTACGGGCCCAAATGAGGAAGGGGAAAAGTTTACTTTTCCATTTTCCGAATGCCGGGCACTGCGTCACGAAGTGAGTACAGGCCCGAAATGAGGGGCAAAATAAAAGTTTATTTTTATTTTGTCCGAATGAGGGCCCGCGTCGCTTTGCGAGTACAGGCCCATTTCCTGAAAGATTCAGAACCCGAATATAATACGCATTTTACACGATTTGGTCAACTCGTTCCCTAGGGTTACCCTCTGGAACTTTCATTAGATATAGCACCTACGAGTGCGAGAACTGCACTTGAGATGAGTATGGGATCAATATATTTGGCAAAATAATTAGTCGCTAGGACTAGTGAAAATAATAAGAAGATTACTGCAACCTGTGTTCTTGATAGTTTTTTTGAACTATCGAGAACACTACCACCTTGATGTGGTCTTTTATTGAAAAAACATTAGCAATAAGTACTTTTCCACCATAGACAAGTGCTGAACGCATTTTGGTATTAAAGCCCAATCCTTCAAAAGAGTCTTGATTAATAATACTGTGATTGTTCGTTGCCGGGGTTGGTATAAGCGCAATAATCAAATACACCAGGTATGCGTAAAATTGTAGTGAGATAAAACCATATAACACACTTGAAAGGAGACTCAATGTTCCGTCTGCGTGTGACGCATACAGTGTATTGGAGAGAAGAAAAAAGGTTACGATACTCAAAAGCAGAAATGAAACTGAAGCAATGTATCGAATGATGGCTGAAATAGCAGATCTCCTAATTAAAGAATGTAATGCAATTCCTCCAAATATCACGATTAATAAAGCATATAAAGTCAAAAACCACTTATCAAGTATTAGTTGTATTGAGGTGTTTACTAAAAATAAGTAGAGTGCAACTGCCCAAAATACTAAGGAATTGACAATATAGACTCCAGAGAGCATTTGTCGAGCGAACATTACCCCAAGAAGCACTGAAACAAAAGGTACGAGATTAATAATCTCAAATCCATTACCTGACTCGGTACTACTATATTGGAAATAAAGATTGCGATGAATAATCCAATAGCAATGATCTCTTTCCGAAACTTATTAAAGTCGAACTTAATAACAATAAAGGCGCGAAGGAAGATTCCGAGCGTTATAAGTATTGATTCCATAATGATTGAAATGTATGATTACAATTTAACTACGCGTTCACTTTTATTTCACTTCAAGGGAACCTGAAAGGGATCCTTACATGTCCACCCTCTTGGTGGAGTATACGAGATTGGATACCCAGGTATCTCAGTTCTGTATGTAGATACCATCATAATTTCTCCCATGAATGCATCCACGCCTGCATCTGCTATCTAGTTTCTTTTGCGTTGTTGCACTTTTGCCTTCCCACACTATAGTTTAATTATCACTAGCAAAATTGTAAATTAACATTTTTTAAGAAAACGTTAATTTAGTGCTAAAGTGAGATATATTTATGTTTTTTGTTACCACTCACCTCGTGTAACCTTAGTAAAATATTAAAACTTCCTTTGAAATTTTCGATACACGTCACCGTCGTTCCTTTTGCCAATAACGTACACATTAATCATTACATCATCCCAGTTGTAGATAATTCTGTATTCACCACAATCAATTCGGTAGTACGGATAGCCTTGCAACTTTTTTG
This window encodes:
- a CDS encoding type II toxin-antitoxin system RelE/ParE family toxin produces the protein MHQIKLHKQVAKFVVGLPPKQQRQIAAALISLQENNLPQDAKKLQGYPYYRIDCGEYRIIYNWDDVMINVYVIGKRNDGDVYRKFQRKF